The sequence TCAAGTTGCAAGTAATCTCATTAACGCAGAACTTCAGGTCCATTAATTGGAGGTATTCTGACACAAGGTCTAGGGTGGAGAAGTATTTTCTGGTTTTTAGTCATTGCGGATGGTGTCGTCTTGGTACCCCTAATCTTGTAAGTCTCTCAAATGAGTCGCCTGATGGCTCATGGATATCAGCTTCTTGCCAGAAACTCTGCGGTCTCTCGTAGGAGATGGTTCTATTCCACCCCCTTCCCTTAGCGCTTCTCCCGTCGAGCTCTACCAGCGCCGAAAATTGGCCAGAAGGATGGCGGAGACAGGCGAAGAGCTGGAACCTGTTCAACGTCCTTCGCGCAAACCCTATCGACCATTCTCAACCTTTGCTATTCTCCTCGTACCAGAAATCTTCTTGGCTTTCTTCTTTGCGTCATTACTTTACCTCCAGTTCTACTCTAGTTTGACTCTCTTCTCGACCGCGTTGAAAAACTCCTACGGTCTCTCTGAGCTTAAGATCGGTCTTTGTTACCTGTATGTTCCTTTCCCAGGTGGATTTTTAGTTAAAGCCAACGTACTCTCAGTCCATCGGGTATAGGCAGTATCATCTCGTCTCAGTTAAACGGTCGTCAACTCGACTATTATTTCCGTCGAGAAGAACGTCGTGTCGGGGGTGACTATCGAGCCAAACCAGAAGAGTTCAATATAGAAAAAACGCGAATCAGGTGCCTGTATCCATTTGCAATCTGCTCTTGTATAGCCACCGTAGCACAAGGATGGTGTCTTCAAGCAAAGGCCAATCTTGGAGCTACGCTGGTGATGAATTTTCTGGTGGGCTTGGGATCAGGAACGATTGGGAGTGGTGAGTTACTCCCACGTTAGGGCTTTTTATAACTTGGGGCTTAACCGTTTTGCGTAGTCACCGTATACGGACAAGATATCAAGAGTAACAAAGGTGGAGCTGTATCTGCTGCTGTGAGTCTGGCTTTACAGCTATCTATAATATAAATGACACTCAAACAGCTCAACCTTGTGAGATGCATTTTTGGAGCCATAGGTGTCGCTTCCATGTAAGTCAACGTTCCTTTTTTCAACTTTTATTTATTGTTGCCAGATAAGGCACTGATGATCCTTCAACCTCAAAAGTCAATCAATGTACAGCACATTGGGTGCTGGTTGGACTTTTGTCCTTCTTTCAGGCTTGGTCCTGCTTGCCACTCCTTGTCCTATCATCGTTATTATGAAAGGACGAAGCTGGCGGGACACGAGGAAAGCGAAGAAGGAGGcgaagaaagagaagaaagaggccaagaaggaaaagatgaaaaTCGAAGCGGAGATGGTGGAGAAACAAACAAACTCTTCGGATGCAAAAAGAGGGGCAGAAGGTCAAAATGTCGATAGAACAAATGTAGAAGTTGGGACAAAGGTGTGAAGCATTTAGAGCATTCTAGTTCATGACGGTATAATACCTAATCCTTGCACATATGGGGTTACAGGTTGTATTTTTAGTGCAATGCATTTATGGGTTACTTATAATAGATTACTTTTAGATTGCTTCTTAATTATACATATGCTATGCTATCCCCTCACAAGTAGTTATATAGAGATGCTTCTTCCCCTCCgcctttttttttcttctttctttcctgCCCCTCATCTCCTGCCGAAACTCTCACCAGCCCGATACGAAGGCCTCCCCCTCCTTCCCCTACTCTGATCCCTTTGTTCTCTATTCATACTCGCCTCCCTACTCCTCACTCCCCTGTCCCTCCCTCTATCTTCCTCATGCACTGCACCAAGCTCTTGACCGTACTCATATCTCTCAAACTGAGGACTATTCCACCTCGCGTGGGTCTGGGGTGTAGCCCCCAAACCAGGTGTGACTGCCGGACTGGCTTCAGCCCATGGAGTATGAAGTGTTTCGGCCCATCCCATATGACCACCACTCCCCCCGCCGACAGAAAGAGAGGGCGAATCGCGCGCTTGGCTACGAGACCGAGAAACGGAGGGTGACGTACTAGCTTGAGAGCGTCTTGATCTGGATCGTGATTTGACATTGGGCGTCATCACAGGTATCGGCATCACAACCCCCACCCCCGCCGCCGGTCCTGTCGGTCGACCGTACGCGCCCCCCGTCCCTAAGCCACTCTCCGTGAGACCCATCCCCATCGCGCCCTTGAATCCTGAAGACTGGACTGGTGCCGATTGGGGTAACATCCCTCCACCCTTGTTTGCGCTCTGCGATCTTGAGCGAGAAGCAGCTCTGGAGTACGACGCATCGGCTGGCTGGATAGTGAAAGGCGTGCCCTGATTAGACGGCGTTGCTCCCTGGGGACGAGCGTATGACAAAGATGATGAGCTGGAGTTGCTGGCGGGAACAGATGGAGTCCAAATGGCGCCGGGAGGGATGCCACGGTGAGTAGACCGGCCGCGGTTGAGGTCAACTTGTTCGAGATTTCTAGATAATTCGGGCGCATCAAAGGTGAATATTGGAAGGTGACCGGATGATCTCGAGCGCGATGCACTGGCTGATCGAGAGCGTGGGGGCGGCGGCGGGTCTTGGAGATGTAAAGcgtgatgatgatgatgaggatgatcGAATGGTGTTCGGGTATGTTCTCCAGGGAATACACCACCATGAAAACTGTGTCCTCTGTCTCTTGATCTGGATACACTCGCGctcttttttcctcttgGATTACGCGATGAAGACGACATGATGGGCATCGGCTGGCTGACTCCGTCTCTCCGCGTTGGATCCATAAACCCATCACCCATGCCTATACTTCTTCCAATCCTAACTCTTGACCGACTCCTCGACTTGCTCCTACTCTGCACTTCCTTCCAACCCAACACCGCATCACTTCCCTTCACCCTTACAATCGtccatctcctctccctGTCTCCGTCCAGACATCCTTTCAGACACTCGAGCCATTCTTTACCCAAGTTGGGCGGTTCGTCCCATGTCCCACGCAGGATCTTCATTTGAAGCCTTGGGTCAAATGGATCGAAAAACGGGAGTCTTCCTGTCAAAAGAGCATGCAGGACGACGCCTATCGCCCATATATCTTGAGCGAGGGAAGGTCTCAGAGGAGGTGCACGTAACAGCTCGGGTGGTGCGTATGGCAAGGAGGCAGAAGGGAAAGATTGATTATGCGAGGGGCTAGGAGCATGACTGTTCTCATGTAAATGGTGTTCGTTGGGAAAGCGGTGTGGCGTGTGAGAATTGTGGCTGCGATAGGGAGAAGGCatccttgacgatcctCTTGAGAAATTGCTTGGCAAAGTCGAGTGTCTGTTCACCCCTGCCGTAAGCGGCGGCGGGATTGTTGTTGGTCTATCTTCCTGCCTGCCCACCATTTGCGCCATGTAAAAGTCGCAGACCATGACTTTACCTTGATGATCCACCAAAAAGTTGTCCAGCTTGAGATCGCCGTGCAATAATCCGCCTGGAAACCCGGGGAAGCCCTCGTGCATGGCGGATACAGCGGCAACGACACCAGGGAACCATCTCCGCGCAGTCTTGTCTGATCCGCCTTCTCGGTTGAGCACGTCCAACAATGACCCGCCTGGAAGATACGGAGTGAACAAAAACGTCGCGCTTGGCGTCCTGTGCATGTCGAGGagcggaagaagagatgggtGTGGGGGCAAGTTCTGCCATGTCCTGATTTCCTCCTCAAACTTTTCCACCGACCCCGTCTTGTCTGACAAGTCATCTCTCTTGACAATCTTACATGCAAGAACCTTTCCGCTGGAGCGCAGAGTCGCCTTTCTGACCGTTGAAAAACCTCCTCTCCCAACCAGCTTGCCCAGGGTGTAATCTTTGACCTTTGCACCCTCCGCATCAGGCGCCAGTTGTGTTGCTGAGCTCGATGAGCTGAAATGAGAGAGGAATGCGCTTGCAGGGGAAAAGGCGCTGGAGGAGAGATCCGATATGCTCGGGGATGGCGGGCCGGATGGACCTGGGTCAGAAAGGAAGGATGGCGATATGGAATGTGCTGGAGAGGATGACGATGGGCGTGCTGGTGCAGCATGGTGGGAGAACAAAGGGTGGCGAGAAGCTGCAGAAGGTGCATTCCCCACTGAGGTGTTTATATTGAGCTGGCCATGACTGGGCTGTGGTGACAAGCTGGAACCTGCTTCACCAAAACTGActcctcctcgtcctcttAGGCCTGCCATCCCGCCCAGGTCTGCTGTGCTTACCGCTCCTTGTGCACTGCTCTCGGCTCCTCGTGATGAATTTGAGGCAGTTTCATGGCCTGTAGGTCTAGACGCATGTAGCCGCTGGATGAAAAGAGATGCAGGAGACTGTTTTGGAGAACTCGCTGCACTGTCAATACCAGAAGTACTTGGCTGTTGTGATGGTACGTGGGAAGGGGGTGGTGGACGGTTTGACGCATGCAGCATCCTGTGTGTGATGTCAGTGGTGTGTGGTGCGAGGTGGAACGTGGTGAGATGTACGTACGAAATGACGCTGCGTGCTGTGTGCTGTGACTAGTTGTGTGTGAGTGCGGGAGTCGCTCTGGATGAGCTGGGATGGGATGTATAGACGAAATGAGAAGAAGCGAAGATGTTGTCAAAGTGGATGTATAAAGCGACGGCGAGTGGATACAGCGTCCACAACGAGGTTCCTCATTTCCATTCCGGACCGGTGCTCGTAATTTATAACCGCCCAAGGAACAAACATTGTATCCGGCAAATCATCTATCCTCTATTGTATTATATCAATACATCATATACATACTATACAACCATGTACATCTTATTCCTCAGAGAACcactcctcttcttccgcATTTCCGCCTTCACGCTCGCCCTCGCTTTCCACCTCATCCACCATCTCGCTCGGCGCATCCAGATCATTAGGATCACGGACCAACTTGTCCCCTCGCATCGTATGCGTCTTCATCAACTCGCCATGATATCTCTTGTCATCCGGTGTGCCTTTCAGCTCTGCCACAAATGACTCCATCCGGTCTCTGAATTTCCAGCAATGTGTAGCGTAGGATGTCGGCGTCCGCTTGGGGAACTGTTTGTTCTTAGTTAGCAGCATGGTCATAATTGCTTACGAAAGACTTACACCCTCGGGATTCTCTGACCATGTTTGCCATGTCAAATAACTAGGCAACACTGTAGTCAGACCGTTATTCACGACATGTGCCGCCATGGCcctctcttcatcttctgtgaAACTATGCTTGAAAGTGACCACTTTGGCTCTTTTGCGAGGCGGTTTTGTCATGGCCAGATCTTGTCGGTAGGTGAATGCAGTAGGAGCAGAACCAGACGGGGTTGCTGCGAGGACGAACTTCTTTTCCCgttccttttctctttctttttctttttccccatccttcttcgccctctctctctccttatttcttgccttctccctctcctttttGGCCAAGTAGGCAAAACGGCCCTTTTTTGTCTTCCAATTCGTATAGTAAATTTGCCATGACCCTTGCATGTACACTCCCACCTGCCTCTCGCATTAGCCACCATAATCTCGCACAAGAGAAAACAACGGAAAAACTCACCGTTTTTTCTAGCTCGATCGCTATATCCGCCCGACTCATTCCCTTCATCTCCCATCCTTTATACCCCTTCTCAAAGATCTGACACATCATCTCATTCGTCATATACTCTGCATTCCCCGTCATCCCTATCCTACTTCCACCAACACCAGCACCAGCATCAACACTTGAGGGTGAGAGTTCATCGTCTGAACTACCCGATGACAGATCAGAAAGCTCAATCGATGATGGAGACCGCGACCACGACTTGCGTCGACGGTTTCCGGGACGGTTTGACGACGAAGAAGGACGGGCGAGGCTGCTTGCGTTTGCGTTCACGCTCGCCGTGTGAATCGAACGGTTAGGTGCggatgacgatgatgcGGGGGCGGGGCCCACACGAGCGGTAATGCGGATAGAAGGAGGATTCGACGTGAGGAGTGCGGGTGTGTTGGACCGTGATTCACCGTCTACTTTGCTTGATGAACAACGTTGCTTTTGCCATCTGGCAAAATAACTTGCCCAAGTGGGAGAGATATAGACACCGTACTTGTCCGCAAGGTATTCACCCGCCTGAGTGTGACTCAGCCCCGCTTTTGAAATCTTTTCAGACTCCCTTTCAAAGATCGTATCGACATCGGTCCAACTGAGTGTCGATGGGTCCATAAACTTGGTTTGAGGGGTGCTACCATTGTACTGAGAGGGCTGAAGGTTGGTTTCGTTGAATAGGTCGGTAGGTCGTAGATGAGAGTTGTCAATGTCAGTGAGAAGATAGGCATACTGGCCTGTTTGGTGGAGCCAGCTTAAATATAAATCTCTCCATGTAGGTAGAGAATATGTCCCATACTATAATCGGAAAGTTCGGCACTTGTTAGAATCCCCCCttttttaaaaaaaagaaatgCAAGTCACACCAGACGCACCTTTTGTCTAAAGTTTGCAATGAGATACTTTTCTCGCACACCCGGACCGAgcatcatcttctccacccTAAATAACTCTGCGAGATCTCCCAGCGTCGAATTCCGATCAACCTGCGCAACCTTGTCTACTTCTTCCGGCCATTCTCCATCCGAAGTATACGTCGTATCATCGTTTTCTGCAACTGTGTCCACCTCGGTTGGCCGTTTGGCGATTGCAATTGCACTAGATTGTCGGGCATTACGCGGGTTGAGCCGTGAAAGCGGACGAGAGGTAAAGCTGGAACTGATATTGGCATTGACATTAGGGTTAGAAGGACCAGCACCGGGGGTGGAAGGGAGATACGCAATGGATCCTGTAGAGGACGTTGGTCTGGGATGAATAGGTTGCGATTGAGGCGAGGGCTGACTTGGGATCTGCGAGAGTGACTGTGACTGTGGTCGCATTTGTGCTGGTTCAAGTTGTGCGGACGGCGTTTTGGGTTGCGGTTTTAGCGATGTAGGAGTGTGGTTAATAGTCTTGACAGTTCCCCGCGAGTTTAACGTAAACACCGGTGATGGCTGCTGAGTCTGTTTCCCATTCCCATTCAACCACACCACATTCCCTCCATTCATCTTCAACGTCCCGCTTCCGTTACTCCTGCTAGCCGGTATTCTTGTCGGCATTGGAAGCATGGCCACATCATCATCGCTATCCCCTCCATCAGTCCCCTCATGCCTCTCCTTGCCTTCAGTCCCTTTTTCCAACGCCGGTCGTAATCTCGCCGACGGAGGAAACCTTTGCGTCTTGACATCTTCCAACGGTCCTCCAATTCTACATCCTCCCCAGTCATGGTCTTCACCCAAAAACATCCCTGCATTCGCACAGCGACTGATCCAGCACCTATCCAACATCACCTTCACCTGCCATGgttcttctcttcccattTCCGGCGGTTGTCTATCTTGATTTTGTCGGTGTGCATGATCGGGTGGTAGCCGGTCGGGATGGCAGTATGTATGAAGCGTAGGAGATTGATGTGGTGATATGAGAAGTATTTGTGTAGAAATACTGTCATGGGATGGTGAAACGTGACCGCCCTCTTTCTATAAATATCGATGCATGAATGACCACGAAAATGATGTCAGCGATCAATGCGCAAAAAGTACACAAAACCAGCGCAATGCAAAAAGGATACACAACACGGATAATGTAGAATGTTACTCACCCATATAGCTTTGATAAGTCCTAATATATCCTGCATATCCGGGTCTATCCATAAGGAAAGCCCTACTCCAGTGTCTGGATCTACAA comes from Cryptococcus gattii WM276 chromosome G, complete sequence and encodes:
- a CDS encoding uncharacterized protein (Similar to TIGR gene model, INSD accession AAW44751.1) — translated: MGEQPQIPPSTNQADPDDNNRLQSSDTSSEGETLRNEQRNKIQYGEKVAEEERNGTNEGTLAHPDPITDNMESAPSSCPEHQLQNSQDALSPQPSKVHNSPSTPFAPLQPTLSRRPYSAFPKSTKLLLVVLGGIAAIFSPISSNIFVPAIPTLAEAFNRSESDISQAVTVYLVFQAITPSFFGSMSDSFGRRPLYIGTLIVYLGANIGLALMPTTKYWLLLVLRALQSTGGSAVISIGYGCISDVAEPRERGKYAAAFQMGAMAGPAFGPLIGGILTQGLGWRSIFWFLVIADGVVLVPLIFFLPETLRSLVGDGSIPPPSLSASPVELYQRRKLARRMAETGEELEPVQRPSRKPYRPFSTFAILLVPEIFLAFFFASLLYLQFYSSLTLFSTALKNSYGLSELKIGLCYLPSGIGSIISSQLNGRQLDYYFRREERRVGGDYRAKPEEFNIEKTRIRCLYPFAICSCIATVAQGWCLQAKANLGATLVMNFLVGLGSGTIGSVTVYGQDIKSNKGGAVSAALNLVRCIFGAIGVASIQSMYSTLGAGWTFVLLSGLVLLATPCPIIVIMKGRSWRDTRKAKKEAKKEKKEAKKEKMKIEAEMVEKQTNSSDAKRGAEGQNVDRTNVEVGTKV
- a CDS encoding Hypothetical protein (Similar to TIGR gene model, INSD accession AAW44749.1; CNG03570); protein product: MLHASNRPPPPSHVPSQQPSTSGIDSAASSPKQSPASLFIQRLHASRPTGHETASNSSRGAESSAQGAVSTADLGGMAGLRGRGGVSFGEAGSSLSPQPSHGQLNINTSVGNAPSAASRHPLFSHHAAPARPSSSSPAHSISPSFLSDPGPSGPPSPSISDLSSSAFSPASAFLSHFSSSSSATQLAPDAEGAKVKDYTLGKLVGRGGFSTVRKATLRSSGKVLACKIVKRDDLSDKTGSVEKFEEEIRTWQNLPPHPSLLPLLDMHRTPSATFLFTPYLPGGSLLDVLNREGGSDKTARRWFPGVVAAVSAMHEGFPGFPGGLLHGDLKLDNFLVDHQGKVMVCDFYMAQMVGRQEDRPTTIPPPLTAGVNRHSTLPSNFSRGSSRMPSPYRSHNSHTPHRFPNEHHLHENSHAPSPSHNQSFPSASLPYAPPELLRAPPLRPSLAQDIWAIGVVLHALLTGRLPFFDPFDPRLQMKILRGTWDEPPNLGKEWLECLKGCLDGDRERRWTIVRVKGSDAVLGWKEVQSRSKSRSRSRVRIGRSIGMGDGFMDPTRRDGVSQPMPIMSSSSRNPRGKKSASVSRSRDRGHSFHGGVFPGEHTRTPFDHPHHHHHALHLQDPPPPPRSRSASASRSRSSGHLPIFTFDAPELSRNLEQVDLNRGRSTHRGIPPGAIWTPSVPASNSSSSSLSYARPQGATPSNQGTPFTIQPADASYSRAASRSRSQSANKGGGMLPQSAPVQSSGFKGAMGMGLTESGLGTGGAYGRPTGPAAGVGVVMPIPVMTPNVKSRSRSRRSQASTSPSVSRSRSQARDSPSLSVGGGSGGHMGWAETLHTPWAEASPAVTPGLGATPQTHARWNSPQFERYEYGQELGAVHEEDRGRDRGVRSREASMNREQRDQSRGRRGRPSYRAGESFGRR
- a CDS encoding Hypothetical protein (Similar to TIGR gene model, INSD accession AAW44747.1; CNG03560); its protein translation is MLSTHSQQPSESIQLSSGPKSQHVWPTYYPSGGRTYLLDGNGIFVDPDTGVGLSLWIDPDMQDILGLIKAIWKEGGHVSPSHDSISTQILLISPHQSPTLHTYCHPDRLPPDHAHRQNQDRQPPEMGREEPWQVKVMLDRCWISRCANAGMFLGEDHDWGGCRIGGPLEDVKTQRFPPSARLRPALEKGTEGKERHEGTDGGDSDDDVAMLPMPTRIPASRSNGSGTLKMNGGNVVWLNGNGKQTQQPSPVFTLNSRGTVKTINHTPTSLKPQPKTPSAQLEPAQMRPQSQSLSQIPSQPSPQSQPIHPRPTSSTGSIAYLPSTPGAGPSNPNVNANISSSFTSRPLSRLNPRNARQSSAIAIAKRPTEVDTVAENDDTTYTSDGEWPEEVDKVAQVDRNSTLGDLAELFRVEKMMLGPGVREKYLIANFRQKYGTYSLPTWRDLYLSWLHQTGQYAYLLTDIDNSHLRPTDLFNETNLQPSQYNGSTPQTKFMDPSTLSWTDVDTIFERESEKISKAGLSHTQAGEYLADKYGVYISPTWASYFARWQKQRCSSSKVDGESRSNTPALLTSNPPSIRITARVGPAPASSSSAPNRSIHTASVNANASSLARPSSSSNRPGNRRRKSWSRSPSSIELSDLSSGSSDDELSPSSVDAGAGVGGSRIGMTGNAEYMTNEMMCQIFEKGYKGWEMKGMSRADIAIELEKTVGVYMQGSWQIYYTNWKTKKGRFAYLAKKEREKARNKERERAKKDGEKEKEREKEREKKFVLAATPSGSAPTAFTYRQDLAMTKPPRKRAKVVTFKHSFTEDEERAMAAHVVNNGLTTVLPSYLTWQTWSENPEGFPKRTPTSYATHCWKFRDRMESFVAELKGTPDDKRYHGELMKTHTMRGDKLVRDPNDLDAPSEMVDEVESEGEREGGNAEEEEWFSEE